A window of the Streptomyces sp. JB150 genome harbors these coding sequences:
- a CDS encoding caspase family protein, giving the protein MSAAWIPDGTRSRILLIGTAGYRHRNLRPIPAVHNNLLDLRNTFTDPDHGILAGQPEHCTVLGADGAAVDQETIGKALSTASDQAEDLLLVYYAGHGLLDDDGLLYLTLKHTDPKQLEFTAVDLNLLKRRLARAKARARVLILDCCFSGRAIEAMGPLPSLVSGQLPASGTYTLTSTSATRPSHAPPKDRNTAFTGALLGALGEPEPLRLDEIYQHVKHQLDDRGLTAPRCRAVGDTGRIALARGAVPVPPLQTRPPRHRRPATLLWVSGAVGTAVTAAAIGIPMAQQAADEARGKESTPTTRPTPSTTAPTPTVPGTSTPTSRQRSPGGSSASDSQQLEVAVRRTKHTADGTVTIGVTSAVGQINDAGGTTIFGNGGETGGGGSVTADGAPGSSTVGFADFYVETPVRTCKARGVAIGESTVVAESSGASGKWARITVVAVENAVSDPGNTAVTFQVTRGKGAVPKDTATCA; this is encoded by the coding sequence GTGAGTGCCGCATGGATTCCGGACGGCACCCGGAGCAGGATCCTCCTCATCGGCACAGCCGGTTATCGCCACCGCAACCTGCGCCCGATCCCCGCTGTCCACAACAACCTTCTGGATCTGCGGAACACCTTCACGGACCCGGACCACGGCATTCTGGCCGGACAGCCAGAGCATTGCACTGTCCTGGGAGCTGACGGCGCGGCCGTCGACCAGGAGACCATCGGCAAGGCACTGTCCACAGCGAGCGACCAGGCCGAGGACCTGCTGCTGGTCTACTACGCCGGCCATGGGCTCCTCGACGACGACGGCCTTCTCTACCTGACGCTCAAGCACACGGACCCGAAGCAGCTCGAGTTCACCGCCGTGGACCTGAATCTCCTCAAGCGTCGGCTCGCCAGAGCAAAGGCACGCGCCCGGGTACTGATCCTCGACTGCTGCTTCTCCGGGCGGGCGATCGAAGCCATGGGCCCCTTGCCCAGCCTGGTCTCCGGCCAGCTTCCCGCCAGCGGCACCTACACCCTCACGTCAACGAGCGCGACCAGACCCTCGCACGCGCCGCCGAAGGATCGCAATACGGCTTTCACCGGGGCCCTGCTGGGGGCGCTTGGTGAACCAGAGCCGCTGCGCCTGGACGAGATCTACCAGCACGTGAAACACCAGCTGGACGATCGCGGCCTCACGGCTCCGCGATGCCGGGCCGTCGGCGACACCGGACGAATAGCTCTGGCACGAGGCGCCGTCCCCGTGCCGCCACTCCAGACACGCCCGCCTCGGCATCGGCGACCGGCAACGTTGCTGTGGGTGTCGGGAGCGGTAGGCACTGCCGTGACAGCGGCAGCCATCGGGATCCCGATGGCTCAACAAGCGGCGGACGAAGCGCGCGGAAAGGAGTCGACCCCGACCACCAGACCGACACCAAGCACTACCGCACCCACCCCCACGGTGCCCGGTACGAGCACGCCCACTTCTCGCCAGCGTTCTCCCGGCGGTTCATCGGCCTCCGACTCCCAGCAGCTCGAAGTCGCCGTACGCAGGACGAAGCACACCGCCGACGGCACCGTCACGATCGGCGTGACCAGCGCGGTCGGGCAGATCAACGACGCCGGCGGCACCACCATCTTCGGCAACGGGGGTGAAACGGGTGGCGGTGGCTCCGTGACCGCCGACGGGGCTCCCGGGAGCAGCACCGTCGGATTCGCCGACTTCTACGTCGAAACCCCCGTGCGGACCTGCAAGGCTCGGGGAGTGGCCATCGGCGAGTCCACGGTTGTGGCCGAGTCCTCGGGCGCGTCCGGCAAGTGGGCCAGGATCACGGTCGTGGCGGTGGAGAACGCCGTCTCCGACCCCGGCAACACCGCCGTGACCTTCCAGGTGACCCGAGGGAAAGGCGCTGTTCCCAAAGACACCGCCACTTGCGCGTGA
- a CDS encoding acyl-CoA thioesterase, giving the protein MTEPFSVPVTVRGYEADTQGHLNQAVYLNYAEHARWSLLQAAGIRQADLLAKGVGPVALETTIRYRRELLAGDEVRVTCEFEWGEGKTFRIRQHILKTDGTLAAEIEAVGGLLDLTTRRMVPDPRERFKELAADPALFGL; this is encoded by the coding sequence ATGACCGAGCCGTTTTCCGTTCCGGTGACCGTCCGCGGATACGAGGCGGACACCCAGGGTCATCTGAACCAGGCCGTGTACCTCAACTACGCGGAGCACGCCCGCTGGTCGCTGCTCCAGGCGGCCGGCATCCGCCAGGCCGACCTCCTGGCCAAGGGGGTGGGCCCCGTGGCCCTGGAGACGACCATCCGCTACCGGCGGGAGCTGCTCGCGGGCGACGAGGTCCGCGTGACCTGCGAGTTCGAGTGGGGCGAGGGCAAGACCTTCCGCATCCGCCAGCACATCCTCAAGACCGACGGCACCCTCGCGGCCGAGATCGAGGCGGTCGGCGGCCTGCTGGACCTGACGACCCGCCGCATGGTCCCCGACCCCCGGGAGCGCTTCAAGGAACTGGCCGCGGACCCGGCCCTGTTCGGGCTGTGA
- a CDS encoding histidine phosphatase family protein has product MGDLLLVRHGETEWSRSGRHTGLTDVPLTERGREDARRLLPLIRSYKVATAFVSPLGRARETAELIGLPDARVDEDLREWDYGGYEGITTVDIQRERPGWFLFRDGVAPGPPEHPGETPEQVGERADRVLAKVDAALADTEGCVALVAHGHFLRVLTARRLGLPPADGALFQLATGTLSRLGTEHGRPVIAGWNVRPAS; this is encoded by the coding sequence ATGGGTGATCTTTTGCTGGTGCGGCACGGAGAGACCGAGTGGTCGCGGTCCGGGCGGCACACCGGGCTGACGGACGTTCCGCTGACCGAGCGCGGGCGGGAGGATGCGCGGCGGCTCCTCCCGCTGATCCGGTCGTACAAGGTCGCGACCGCGTTCGTCAGCCCGCTCGGGCGGGCGCGGGAGACGGCCGAACTCATCGGGTTGCCCGACGCGCGCGTGGACGAGGATCTGCGGGAGTGGGACTACGGCGGCTACGAGGGCATCACCACCGTCGACATCCAGCGGGAGCGGCCCGGCTGGTTCCTGTTCCGGGACGGGGTCGCGCCGGGTCCGCCGGAGCACCCCGGAGAGACGCCCGAGCAGGTCGGGGAGCGGGCCGACCGGGTGCTCGCCAAGGTGGACGCGGCGCTCGCGGACACCGAGGGGTGCGTGGCGCTGGTCGCGCACGGGCACTTCCTGCGGGTGCTGACCGCGCGGCGGCTCGGGCTGCCCCCGGCGGACGGGGCGCTGTTCCAGCTGGCGACGGGGACGCTGTCGCGGCTGGGCACCGAGCACGGGCGGCCGGTGATCGCGGGCTGGAATGTCAGACCCGCGTCGTAG
- a CDS encoding DUF397 domain-containing protein yields MMTKPSAGSGSELEWFKSSYSTNDGPACVEVASTPGTAHVRDSKNKQGPQLAFGVEQWAAFIDALRPVT; encoded by the coding sequence ATGATGACCAAGCCCTCAGCCGGAAGCGGTTCCGAGCTGGAGTGGTTCAAGAGCAGCTACAGCACCAACGATGGCCCCGCCTGCGTGGAGGTCGCCTCCACCCCTGGCACCGCACACGTACGCGACTCCAAGAACAAGCAAGGACCCCAGCTCGCCTTCGGCGTGGAACAGTGGGCCGCCTTCATCGACGCGCTGCGGCCCGTAACCTGA
- a CDS encoding helix-turn-helix transcriptional regulator — MGVTGQGQQFTDGTEPYGGDDESAAVLRTVGKVIKMCRERAGMTQAELGTAIGYSEEQVSSVERGRRAPKAPFLEAADQVLRAEGMIAGLKRDVEEARYPKKVRDLAKLEAEAVEICAYDNCVVNGLFQTPEYARALFGMRRPLYTEEELEQLIAARLARQKILDQQPTPIFSFVQEEVALRRPVGGRMVLRKQLERLLEIGQRRNVEIQVMPTDREDHAGLAGSFHLLRLVKGDTVAHNEVQLVSRLISHPKQIQVLEIRYGIIRAQALTPRESLAFIEKVLGET; from the coding sequence ATGGGCGTGACGGGGCAGGGACAGCAGTTCACCGACGGTACGGAGCCCTACGGCGGGGACGACGAGTCCGCGGCGGTGCTGCGGACGGTCGGCAAGGTCATCAAGATGTGCCGCGAACGGGCGGGGATGACCCAGGCCGAGCTGGGCACGGCGATCGGTTACAGCGAGGAGCAGGTGTCGTCCGTGGAGCGGGGACGGCGCGCACCGAAGGCGCCGTTCCTGGAAGCGGCGGATCAGGTGCTCCGGGCGGAGGGGATGATCGCCGGGCTGAAGAGGGATGTGGAGGAGGCTCGGTATCCCAAGAAGGTACGGGACCTGGCCAAGCTGGAGGCGGAGGCCGTGGAGATCTGCGCCTATGACAACTGCGTGGTCAACGGGCTCTTTCAGACGCCGGAGTACGCCAGGGCGCTCTTCGGGATGCGCCGACCGCTGTACACCGAGGAAGAGCTGGAACAGCTCATCGCTGCGAGGCTGGCACGACAGAAGATCCTCGACCAGCAGCCCACTCCCATCTTCAGCTTCGTCCAGGAGGAGGTGGCCCTGCGCCGTCCTGTTGGGGGCAGAATGGTCCTACGCAAGCAGCTCGAACGCTTGTTGGAGATCGGTCAGCGGCGGAATGTGGAGATCCAGGTAATGCCCACTGACCGCGAGGACCACGCCGGTCTCGCCGGGTCGTTCCACCTGCTGCGGCTCGTGAAGGGAGACACGGTGGCACACAACGAGGTTCAACTCGTCAGCCGCCTCATCTCCCATCCCAAGCAGATCCAGGTCCTTGAAATCCGCTATGGGATCATCCGAGCCCAGGCGCTCACGCCCCGTGAGTCCCTGGCCTTCATCGAGAAAGTGCTGGGAGAGACATGA
- a CDS encoding ATP-binding protein, with protein sequence MNVDIVTPASHFTLRLSATRRGARLARRLTAQQLDAWGWPYDSDANRTAALLVAELAANAVLHGRVNGRDFRLRLTLYPADPALRIEVTDARVDRRPPTPGTLEPPSPDTESGRGLLLVEALATHWGTTWGDPYTKTVWCELALG encoded by the coding sequence ATGAACGTCGATATCGTCACCCCCGCGAGCCACTTCACCCTCCGTCTGTCGGCCACCCGCCGAGGCGCGCGCCTCGCCCGGCGCCTCACGGCACAGCAACTCGACGCCTGGGGGTGGCCGTACGACAGTGACGCGAACCGCACGGCGGCACTGCTGGTCGCCGAACTCGCCGCGAACGCGGTGCTGCACGGCAGGGTGAACGGACGCGACTTCCGCCTGCGCCTCACGCTCTACCCGGCGGACCCGGCACTCCGTATCGAGGTGACGGACGCCCGCGTCGACCGCCGTCCGCCCACCCCGGGAACCCTCGAACCCCCCTCGCCGGACACCGAGTCCGGTCGTGGCCTGCTCCTTGTCGAGGCGCTGGCCACCCACTGGGGCACGACGTGGGGTGACCCTTACACCAAGACCGTCTGGTGCGAACTCGCCCTCGGCTGA
- a CDS encoding pyridoxal phosphate-dependent aminotransferase, whose translation MEFRQSSKLSEVCYEIRGPVIEHADALEEAGHSVLRLNTGNPALFGFEAPEEIIQDMIRMLPKAHGYTDSRGVLSARRAVAQRYQTLGLEVDVDDVFLGNGVSELVSMAVQALVEDGDEILIPAPDFPLWTAVTTLAGGKAVHYLCDEQAEWYPDLADMESKITDRTKAVVIINPNNPTGAVYPKEIVEGILDLARRHGLMVFADEIYDQILYDDAVHHSAAALVPDLVVLTFCGLSKTYRVAGFRSGWLVVTGPKQHARDYLEGLTTLASMRLCANAPAQYAIQAALGGRQSIADLTAPGGRLREQRDIAWEKLNEIPGVSCVKPKGALYAFARLDPKVHRIHDDEKFVLDLLLREKIQVVQGTGFNWPAPDHFRILTLPHADVLETAIGRIGRFLSGYRQ comes from the coding sequence ATGGAGTTCCGGCAGTCGAGCAAGCTGAGCGAGGTCTGTTACGAGATCCGCGGCCCGGTGATCGAGCACGCCGACGCGCTGGAGGAGGCGGGCCACAGCGTGCTGCGCCTGAACACCGGCAATCCGGCCCTCTTCGGTTTCGAGGCGCCGGAGGAGATCATCCAGGACATGATCCGGATGCTGCCGAAGGCGCACGGCTACACCGACTCGCGCGGCGTCCTCTCCGCCCGCCGCGCGGTCGCCCAGCGCTACCAGACGCTCGGCCTGGAGGTCGATGTCGACGACGTGTTCCTCGGCAACGGCGTCTCCGAGCTGGTGTCCATGGCCGTGCAGGCGCTGGTCGAGGACGGCGACGAGATCCTGATCCCCGCCCCCGACTTCCCGCTGTGGACGGCGGTGACGACCCTCGCCGGCGGCAAGGCGGTCCACTACCTGTGCGACGAGCAGGCGGAGTGGTACCCGGACCTCGCCGACATGGAGTCGAAGATCACCGACCGGACGAAGGCGGTCGTGATCATCAACCCGAACAACCCGACCGGGGCGGTCTACCCGAAGGAGATCGTCGAGGGCATCCTCGACCTGGCCCGCCGCCACGGCCTGATGGTCTTCGCCGACGAGATCTACGACCAGATCCTCTACGACGACGCCGTGCACCACTCGGCCGCCGCCCTCGTCCCCGACCTGGTCGTCCTCACCTTCTGCGGCCTGTCCAAGACCTACCGGGTGGCGGGCTTCCGCTCCGGCTGGCTGGTGGTGACCGGCCCCAAGCAGCACGCGCGCGACTACCTGGAGGGCCTGACCACGCTGGCCTCCATGCGGCTGTGCGCCAACGCCCCCGCGCAGTACGCCATCCAGGCCGCGCTCGGCGGCCGGCAGTCCATCGCCGACCTCACCGCCCCCGGCGGCCGGCTGCGCGAACAGCGCGACATCGCCTGGGAGAAGCTGAACGAGATCCCCGGCGTGTCGTGCGTGAAGCCGAAGGGCGCGCTGTACGCGTTCGCGCGCCTCGACCCCAAGGTGCACCGCATCCACGACGACGAGAAGTTCGTCCTCGACCTGCTGCTGCGGGAGAAGATCCAGGTCGTCCAGGGCACCGGCTTCAACTGGCCCGCCCCCGACCACTTCCGCATCCTCACCCTGCCCCACGCGGACGTGCTGGAGACGGCGATCGGGCGGATCGGGCGGTTCCTCAGCGGGTACCGGCAGTAG
- a CDS encoding winged helix-turn-helix transcriptional regulator gives MPPRRSYDQYCSAARALDVVGDRWTLLIVRELLAGPRRYTDLHADLPGVSTDVLASRLKDMERDGLTARRRLPPPGAAYVYELTSRGRQLLPVLQALGTWGQAELGERRPTDAVRAHWFALPLLRALEGETGVVEVRLDEGEFHLHAGAGDGPVYGDGPAPGEPDARLAMDVATCTALGRGELTLRDAVRDGRVTVTGDGTVAKALRA, from the coding sequence ATGCCACCTCGCCGAAGCTACGACCAGTACTGCTCCGCCGCCCGCGCGCTCGACGTCGTCGGCGACCGCTGGACCCTGCTGATCGTCCGTGAGCTGCTGGCCGGCCCCCGCCGCTACACCGACCTGCACGCGGACCTGCCGGGCGTCAGCACCGACGTCCTCGCCTCGCGGCTGAAGGACATGGAGCGCGACGGGCTGACCGCGAGGCGCCGGCTGCCCCCGCCCGGCGCGGCCTACGTCTACGAACTCACGTCGCGCGGACGGCAGTTGCTGCCGGTGCTCCAGGCCCTCGGCACCTGGGGCCAGGCGGAGCTGGGCGAGCGGCGGCCCACCGACGCGGTGCGCGCCCACTGGTTCGCGCTGCCGCTGCTGCGCGCCCTGGAGGGGGAGACGGGCGTCGTCGAAGTACGCCTCGACGAGGGGGAGTTCCATCTGCACGCCGGCGCCGGGGACGGCCCGGTCTACGGCGACGGGCCCGCCCCCGGCGAACCGGACGCCCGCCTGGCCATGGACGTCGCCACCTGTACGGCCCTCGGGCGCGGCGAACTCACCCTGCGCGACGCGGTGCGCGACGGGCGGGTCACCGTCACCGGCGACGGCACGGTCGCCAAGGCGCTGCGCGCGTGA
- a CDS encoding VWA domain-containing protein: MITRKRLAAGVGALFAALTAGLALPSTALADETTAGQPKVNLVLDVSGSMRARDIDGQSRMAAAKQAFNEVLDATPEDVRLGIRTLGANYPGDDRKRGCRDTAQLYPVGPLDRAEAKAAVATLVPTGWTPIGPALLKAADDLEGGTGSKRIVLISDGEDTCAPLDPCEVAREIAAKGIGLTIDTLGLVPNTKMRRQLSCIAEATGGTYTSVEHTDELTDRVNQLVDRAADPVVTPVVTQGGSECAKAPTLESGLYSDRAEFGEQRWYRVDVRPGQELRASVSVAADRAVDPDYGVLLRAVTVQGREIVRGEAAGNGRTDVLSTGLRYPKSEADGEDGEEGAAEAVCLQLTSSFSPAAGVKTTPGLPVELTLDVVDGPGDADDVAAFGLGRGWWLLGALIVAGFLTGLVWGWLSRWRIAVWRTN, encoded by the coding sequence ATGATCACAAGAAAACGGCTGGCGGCCGGGGTCGGTGCCCTGTTCGCCGCGCTGACGGCCGGGCTGGCGCTGCCGTCCACGGCGCTCGCCGACGAGACCACGGCCGGGCAGCCCAAGGTCAATCTCGTGCTGGACGTGAGCGGTTCGATGCGCGCCCGCGACATCGACGGGCAGTCCCGGATGGCGGCGGCCAAGCAGGCGTTCAACGAGGTGCTGGACGCGACGCCCGAGGACGTCCGGCTCGGCATCCGCACCCTCGGCGCGAACTACCCGGGCGACGACCGCAAGCGGGGCTGCCGGGACACCGCGCAGCTCTACCCGGTCGGCCCGCTGGACCGCGCCGAGGCCAAGGCGGCGGTCGCGACCCTGGTGCCGACGGGCTGGACGCCGATCGGTCCGGCGCTGCTGAAGGCGGCCGACGACCTGGAGGGCGGCACCGGTTCGAAGCGGATCGTGCTGATCAGCGACGGCGAGGACACCTGCGCCCCGCTCGACCCGTGCGAGGTGGCCCGCGAGATAGCGGCCAAGGGCATCGGCCTGACCATCGACACCCTCGGTCTGGTGCCGAACACGAAGATGCGCCGGCAGCTCAGCTGTATCGCGGAGGCGACCGGCGGCACCTACACCTCCGTCGAGCACACCGACGAACTGACCGACCGGGTGAACCAGTTGGTGGACCGCGCGGCGGACCCGGTGGTGACTCCGGTGGTCACCCAGGGTGGCTCGGAGTGCGCCAAGGCGCCGACGCTGGAGTCGGGCCTGTACTCCGACCGCGCGGAGTTCGGCGAGCAGCGCTGGTACCGGGTGGACGTACGGCCCGGCCAGGAGCTGCGCGCCTCGGTGAGCGTGGCCGCGGACCGCGCGGTCGACCCGGACTACGGGGTGCTGCTGCGGGCGGTCACCGTCCAGGGCCGGGAGATCGTGCGCGGCGAGGCGGCGGGCAACGGCCGTACGGACGTGCTGTCGACGGGCCTGCGCTACCCCAAGTCCGAGGCGGACGGGGAGGACGGCGAGGAGGGCGCCGCGGAGGCCGTCTGTCTCCAGCTGACCAGCTCCTTCTCCCCCGCCGCCGGCGTCAAGACCACGCCTGGTCTGCCGGTGGAGCTGACCCTCGACGTGGTGGACGGGCCGGGCGACGCGGACGACGTCGCCGCCTTCGGCCTGGGCCGCGGCTGGTGGCTGCTCGGCGCGCTGATCGTGGCCGGGTTCCTCACCGGTCTGGTGTGGGGCTGGCTGTCGCGCTGGCGGATCGCGGTCTGGAGGACCAACTGA
- a CDS encoding IucA/IucC family siderophore biosynthesis protein — protein MHRSPTAEAEVADELAEVRPDLAGRYAAELPGARAAVLTRLWRALTHEPLPWVERREPTGEGRLLRLRDGRRLHGPVPDPYATAGYVTAVRLDGAAYGDPARLMADLRVPHGADLARELGHSVASLALSRAGQPTGPQGAPARDWEWEQRVVDGHPYHPNCRSRPGFSVAEQLAYAPEHRPVVELGLLPVPAAECLVTGEWPRSLRDGGRVMVPVHPWQAAHVLKRQGGERLAGHPLMSLRTLALPGGPQVKTALSTRLTSSVRDISVGSVAAAMTLSQFAEPLADERLCFTRTLGAVTDGSPDLAAVLRESPETYARAGERVVPVAALPLTGLPRDPGWLAGFARLAMTAGMRLLELGVALEAHGQNLLVVLSASGVPVRLVYRDLADIRVSPLRLTRHGVPLPELPPRILTDDETALRRKLFGSLVGGALAAVAGSAPALGAALESAVRELPDTPDRAALTSEPLPVKALTLMRLSPGARGDRWALLPNPLP, from the coding sequence GTGCACCGTTCCCCCACCGCCGAGGCCGAGGTCGCCGACGAGCTGGCCGAAGTGCGGCCGGACCTCGCCGGCCGGTACGCGGCCGAACTGCCGGGCGCCCGGGCGGCGGTGCTGACCCGGCTGTGGCGTGCGCTCACCCATGAGCCGCTGCCCTGGGTCGAGCGCCGGGAGCCGACCGGGGAGGGGCGGCTGCTGCGGCTGCGCGACGGCCGCCGGCTGCACGGCCCGGTGCCGGACCCGTACGCGACCGCCGGGTACGTCACGGCCGTACGGCTCGACGGTGCGGCGTACGGGGATCCGGCCCGGCTGATGGCGGACCTGCGGGTCCCGCACGGCGCGGACCTGGCCCGTGAACTCGGGCACAGCGTCGCCTCGTTGGCGCTGTCGCGGGCCGGGCAGCCGACCGGGCCGCAGGGCGCGCCGGCGCGGGACTGGGAGTGGGAGCAGCGGGTGGTCGACGGGCACCCGTACCACCCCAACTGCCGTTCCCGGCCCGGTTTCTCGGTGGCCGAGCAGCTGGCGTACGCGCCCGAGCACCGGCCGGTGGTGGAGCTGGGCCTGCTGCCGGTGCCGGCCGCGGAGTGCCTGGTGACGGGCGAGTGGCCGCGGTCGCTGCGCGACGGGGGGCGGGTGATGGTGCCGGTGCATCCGTGGCAGGCGGCGCATGTGCTGAAGCGGCAGGGCGGTGAACGGCTCGCCGGTCATCCGCTGATGTCGCTGCGCACCCTCGCGCTGCCCGGCGGACCGCAGGTGAAGACGGCGCTGAGCACCCGGCTGACGTCGTCCGTGCGGGACATCTCGGTGGGGTCGGTGGCCGCCGCCATGACGCTCTCACAGTTCGCCGAGCCGCTGGCCGACGAACGGCTGTGCTTCACCCGCACGCTGGGCGCGGTCACGGACGGTTCGCCCGATCTCGCGGCCGTGCTGCGGGAGTCCCCCGAGACGTACGCGAGGGCCGGGGAACGGGTGGTGCCGGTGGCCGCGCTGCCGCTGACCGGGCTGCCCCGGGACCCCGGCTGGCTGGCCGGGTTCGCCCGGCTCGCGATGACCGCCGGGATGCGGCTGCTGGAGCTGGGTGTGGCGCTGGAGGCACACGGCCAGAACCTGCTGGTCGTGCTGTCCGCGAGCGGTGTCCCGGTGCGTCTGGTCTACCGTGACCTCGCCGACATCCGGGTCAGCCCGCTCCGCCTCACCCGGCACGGCGTCCCCCTGCCCGAGCTGCCGCCGCGCATCCTCACCGACGACGAGACGGCGCTGCGGCGCAAGCTGTTCGGGTCGCTGGTGGGCGGGGCGCTGGCCGCGGTGGCGGGCTCGGCACCGGCTCTGGGGGCCGCCCTGGAGAGCGCCGTACGGGAGCTGCCTGACACCCCGGACCGGGCCGCGCTGACGAGTGAGCCGCTGCCGGTGAAGGCGCTGACGCTGATGCGGCTGTCGCCGGGAGCACGGGGCGATCGGTGGGCTCTGCTGCCCAATCCCCTTCCGTGA
- a CDS encoding IucA/IucC family protein, with translation MDHLPPHPGADAAESRVAARADAYAAAPLLGCLLREVARPVTDEPGVHLLPGCGKLLRVRGGRRPAAPEVRTAGGWHRLDHAELVKLVAEELRRHTGLSNHELPAEMADSRDTVAALLTARARATAPADPYLRSEQCLLTGHPHHPAPKARGGGPAATWLPYAPEAHARFPLTLLGVREDAVVEEGDCSALDALGAAPPGYRLLPAHPWQLDLAAAGLAGAFADGRLIRLGTTTCDTWPTAAIRTVYAPERDLFLKFSLDVRITNDIRRLWRHDLRKLIRTDTAVRAAFAALDGPAAWLSDRGYRTADFAFEELAVLVRDGLRGHLVPGATPYLAAGLVEGFDGSPLDGPADPAAWWEAYLGRLVPPVLAAFAGHGVVLEAHLQNCLIACDGDGVPVQALFRDAEGVKLPPGTDRAAGWERLVYCLVVNHLMELAEALAERHPGLDPWPAVRRELARHDLPEIPALLTAPTLPAKTNLLLRWTGADGAAAHYRPLPNPLAGA, from the coding sequence GTGGACCACCTCCCCCCGCACCCCGGCGCCGACGCCGCCGAGAGCCGAGTCGCCGCGCGCGCCGACGCGTACGCGGCCGCGCCCCTGCTGGGCTGCCTGCTGCGCGAGGTCGCCCGGCCGGTGACGGACGAGCCCGGCGTCCACCTGCTGCCCGGCTGCGGCAAGCTGCTGCGGGTGCGCGGCGGACGGCGCCCCGCCGCGCCCGAGGTGCGCACCGCCGGCGGCTGGCACCGCCTCGACCACGCCGAGCTGGTCAAACTGGTCGCCGAGGAACTGCGCCGGCACACCGGGCTGTCCAACCACGAACTGCCCGCCGAGATGGCCGACAGCCGGGACACGGTCGCCGCGCTGCTCACCGCCCGCGCCCGTGCCACCGCGCCCGCCGACCCGTACCTGCGCTCCGAGCAGTGCCTGCTCACCGGCCACCCGCACCACCCGGCACCGAAGGCGCGCGGCGGCGGCCCGGCGGCCACCTGGCTGCCGTACGCCCCGGAGGCGCACGCCCGCTTCCCGCTGACCCTGCTCGGGGTGCGCGAGGACGCCGTCGTCGAGGAGGGCGACTGCTCCGCGCTCGACGCCCTCGGCGCGGCCCCGCCCGGCTACCGGCTGCTGCCCGCCCACCCCTGGCAGCTCGACCTGGCCGCCGCGGGACTCGCCGGCGCCTTCGCCGACGGCCGGCTGATCCGGCTCGGCACCACCACGTGCGACACCTGGCCGACGGCCGCCATCCGCACGGTGTACGCCCCCGAGCGCGACCTGTTCCTGAAGTTCAGCCTCGATGTGCGCATCACCAATGACATCCGCCGCCTGTGGCGCCACGACCTGCGGAAACTGATCCGCACCGATACCGCCGTCCGGGCCGCCTTCGCCGCCCTCGACGGACCCGCCGCCTGGCTCTCCGACCGCGGCTACCGCACCGCGGACTTCGCGTTCGAGGAGCTGGCCGTGCTGGTCCGCGACGGTCTGCGCGGCCACCTGGTGCCCGGCGCCACGCCTTACCTCGCCGCCGGGCTCGTGGAGGGCTTCGACGGCAGCCCGCTCGACGGCCCGGCCGACCCGGCGGCCTGGTGGGAGGCGTATCTCGGCCGGCTCGTGCCGCCGGTCCTGGCCGCCTTCGCCGGCCACGGCGTCGTCCTGGAGGCCCACCTGCAGAACTGCCTGATCGCCTGCGACGGCGACGGCGTCCCCGTCCAGGCCCTCTTCCGCGACGCCGAGGGCGTGAAGCTGCCGCCCGGCACCGACCGCGCGGCCGGCTGGGAACGCCTGGTGTACTGCCTGGTCGTCAACCACCTCATGGAACTCGCCGAAGCCCTCGCCGAACGCCACCCCGGCCTCGACCCCTGGCCCGCCGTCCGCCGCGAACTGGCCCGCCACGACCTCCCGGAGATCCCCGCCCTCCTCACCGCCCCCACCCTCCCCGCCAAGACCAACCTCCTCCTGCGCTGGACCGGCGCCGACGGCGCCGCCGCCCACTACCGGCCCCTGCCCAACCCACTGGCCGGCGCGTGA
- a CDS encoding nuclear transport factor 2 family protein yields MQEETAQSAIDTFISAFNASDDTYVTSLLSQALTSDVVLWGPLGRSEGIEAVERFVLDLRRHPAGTGTMVRCSAVDMPHDWARYQWVFTTPDGGPRLAGTDVVHLRRGLIDQIIVFAGEIKPSSDMSEGGPAPC; encoded by the coding sequence ATGCAGGAAGAGACCGCTCAGTCCGCGATCGACACGTTCATCTCGGCCTTCAACGCGTCCGACGACACCTATGTCACGTCTCTGCTGTCCCAGGCCCTGACCTCGGACGTGGTCCTGTGGGGGCCGCTCGGCCGCAGCGAGGGCATCGAGGCTGTCGAGCGTTTCGTCCTGGACCTGCGGCGCCACCCGGCGGGCACCGGCACGATGGTCCGCTGCTCGGCGGTGGACATGCCGCACGACTGGGCGCGCTACCAGTGGGTCTTCACCACACCGGACGGCGGTCCGCGTCTGGCGGGGACGGACGTCGTGCACCTGCGGCGCGGCCTCATCGACCAGATCATCGTCTTCGCCGGAGAGATCAAACCGTCCAGCGACATGTCCGAGGGTGGCCCGGCACCGTGCTGA